The following proteins are encoded in a genomic region of Drosophila willistoni isolate 14030-0811.24 chromosome 3R, UCI_dwil_1.1, whole genome shotgun sequence:
- the LOC6651636 gene encoding protein BCL9 homolog isoform X2 — MSTSTPGSRSPPQAETGNGSGNSPNPKTSQSTLSPDQAKTMPVGSMSGSDETNGKSGSASSNIKDNTMASGNTNISGSADGTAAMSSSGAGSGTSAPMLRQNSSSSVNSMAGLAASPNTNATPNEHSNPNPMGETDMAQQEQELAKKICANEEDTEKTVNKAKTSISGAGSGSTSCTGSGASVAIKEEPPDILGGLVNLKKEDNLSPNMSPVGFGSIGGTSGSAQDRSVTPGKVKMEVIPGNPSSEKTQLTMGLSSDDIGLGQLGSDMMSESSNNSNAPVPSGNVSAGGPHGLNASHGPGQGSIQVPPGGGPSGNFMPSGSGSGLGMGNCLDYMQQQNHIFVFSTQLANKGAESVLSGQFQTIIAYHCTQPATKSFLEDFFMKNPMKMNKLQRQNPLGMPWMGGVGAGPGTGAGGAASSCTSGPNMGSKILQQPQQKPQGGSGPKSHFNPSDNNKRNTIGNAAPGSGGSFADQNDPLVNENDLMCWEGGSGSGNGGPGSGGNPASRNNLEVGNVTNEAQAMKLLEAAGVDIGQGHSQGQGQGKCNDLGLGLSQHDSNIISLQGVKVPDENLTPQQRQHREEQLAKLKKMNQFLFPEHDSGVGGQMIGMPGAGGVGGAINPQMRQMHMKQEHMTGSGPGSGQGPGSGPGAVPGLGDDVLLPGDVMAEIGSVMSCNGPKNSLPGAGPVVGTGGTINSNMPAPNGNLLANSPPDLLGPFGNTSCGVGIMGQGGQGPNAGSDIPKDGSMPPQGGMAQMEWSKIQQQFFEERLKGGKTRSMAGQQQPGPGSNTANQGPAQATNAQGMRGANVQGPPPPYHPTQRSASVPIAIQSPNPSSPNNLSLPSPRTAAAGLGLPSIASPSMDSSMGPSSTNNTSTSGPPNATSKNCFQTDAPSPSNPNSNPNQMPNANRNRSGGSTGPVMNHMNSNPSTPLSHMSPKELDNFNQPTANAGDNSLKGARPSPQRPRSPVNHLIEPGNMEGRFASSSPGLNFNPHPHMQSNANTAMNAYKGPGPGQGPVPSSNMPMERQNSGPAQFGRRADNMPLNPNGGQRPPQNKMAQNFDPISSLAQMSQQLTSCVGSPAGAGAMSGMMGGGPAGSVDMNLEHAMLPGMEPTGMDPMNAPGNCHPGMNPLMNSMGGQRMMNPKMCPGGQPGQFNPNAANGGIRDGLGAGPGPGPGPGPGQGPNFHGILPPGARMMGRMPVNFGPNFNPNIQVKASTPNTIQYMPVRPQNSGGNPGNNNNGNGNNGGGNIRMPPSLEFLQRYANPQMAGGVGVGPESGGGVGGMMQVGGGVGPGPMMMNSPSEQQQNKMVNNPGAGPGGGNGMNFFQNCNQVGGMEDEVSGGPLGVGGVGLPGHDMGMVPGMVGQSPMIRGMRPHGMRQHPVGMGMGQRLQAPVGMNRQQVQQFPHAGTPDGLDCGGDPSAMFGGAPGPGSAMFAASQQQQQQQQQQQQQQQQQQQQQQQQQQQQQQQQQQQGGQPKLQHMKSMPGHGPGPGPGPGPGQGQPIMGPNNNNMNTGGGPPNGASGVNFVGPSSNDLKYAQQYHSFQQQLYATNTRSQQQQHQQMQQQGNMIAMPPNLSPNPAFFVNK, encoded by the exons ATGTCCACAAGCACGCCAGGCAGCCGTAGCCCGCCCCAGGCCGAAACTGGGAACGGGAGCGGCAATTCGCCTAATCCCAAAACTAGCCAATCCACACTATCACCAG ACCAAGCAAAAACAATGCCTGTAGGATCGATGTCGGGATCAGATGAAACGAATGGAAAAAGTGGTTCTGCGAGTAGTAATATTAAGGATAATACAATGGCAAGTggaaatacaaatatttccGGCTCGGCCGATGGGACTGCGGCAATGTCATCGTCAGGAGCTGGGAGTGGAACGTCGGCACCAATGCTAAGACAGAATTCATCGAGCAGCGTTAATTCGATGGCTGGACTAGCTGCTTCCCCAAACACTAATGCCACCCCTAACGAGCATTCAAATCCAAATCCCATGGGTGAAACCGACATGGCTCAGCAAGAGCAAGAGCTGGCAAAGAAGATCTGTGCCAATGAAGAAGACACGG AGAAGACTGTGAATAAAGCAAAGACTTCGATTTCTGGAGCTGGATCTGGATCAACTTCGTGCACGGGATCCGGAGCATCCGTTGCTATCAAAGAGGAACCGCCCGATATTCTAGGCGGCCTAGTGAATTTAAAAAAGGAGGATAATCTGTCGCCAAATATGTCACCAGTGGGATTTGGATCGATTGGTGGAACATCTGGATCGGCCCAGGACAGATCAGTCACACCAGGTAAAG TGAAAATGGAGGTAATTCCCGGTAATCCCAGCAGCGAAAAGACGCAATTAACCATGGGCCTGAGCAGTGATGATATTGGCCTCGGCCAACTAGGATCGGACATGATGAGTGAGTCCTCGAACAATAGTAATGCTCCAGTTCCAAGTGGCAATGTATCTGCAGGGGGACCTCATGGACTGAATGCGTCACACGGCCCCGGGCAGGGCTCGATTCAAGTTCCACCAGGAGGTGGTCCATCGGGAAACTTCATGCCATCGGGCTCTGGTTCTGGCTTGGGCATGGGTAACTGTTTGGATTACATGCAGCAGCAAAATCATATATTTGTCTTCTCCACTCAACTGGCGAACAAAGGGGCTGAATCGGTACTAAGCGGTCAATTTCAGACTATTATTGCCTATCACTGCACTCAACCAGCGACAAAGAGTTTTCTTGAGGACTTCTTCATGAAAAACCCAATGAAGATGAATAAGCTGCAGCGGCAAAACCCTCTGGGCATGCCGTGGATGGGAGGAGTTGGAGCCGGACCTGGAACAGGAGCAGGAGGAGCCGCATCCAGCTGTACGTCTGGGCCTAATATGGGTTCAAAGATCCTTCAGCAGCCGCAACAGAAACCACAAGGTGGCTCAGGACCGAAATCACACTTTAATCCATCTGATAACAATAAACGGAACACAATTGGAAATGCTGCTCCTGGATCGGGCGGCTCCTTCGCCGATCAGAACGACCCTTTGGTAAATGAGAATGATCTAATGTGCTGGGAGGGCGGCAGCGGTAGCGGAAACGGTGGTCCCGGGAGCGGAGGAAATCCAGCCAGTCGTAATAATCTCGAGGTTGGAAACGTTACGAATGAGGCGCAGGCCATGAAACTATTAGAGGCAGCTGGCGTTGACATAGGACAAGGACATAGTCAAGGACAAGGACAGGGCAAGTGCAACGATCTGGGTCTCGGCCTGTCCCAGCATGACAGCAACATCATTTCCCTTCAGGGCGTCAAAGTGCCGGATGAAAATTTGACGCCGCAACAGCGACAGCATCGAGAGGAGCAGTTGGCCAAACTCAAGAAGATGaatcaatttttgtttccGGAGCACGATAGTGGAGTTGGCGGCCAGATGATAGGAATGCCTGGTGCGGGTGGTGTGGGTGGCGCAATAAATCCCCAAATGCGACAAATGCATATGAAGCAAGAGCACATGACGGGGTCAGGACCGGGATCAGGTCAAGGACCCGGCTCAGGCCCGGGAGCTGTGCCAGGATTGGGTGACGATGTGCTCCTTCCAGGAGACGTAATGGCTGAAATAGGATCTGTTATGTCGTGCAATGGTCCAAAGAACAGCCTGCCCGGTGCAGGACCAGTAGTTGGAACAGGGGGAACGATCAATAGTAACATGCCAGCTCCAAACGGCAATTTGCTGGCAAATTCACCACCCGACCTGCTAGGTCCGTTTGGGAACACGAGCTGCGGCGTGGGAATCATGGGACAGGGAGGACAGGGTCCAAACGCCGGATCGGATATCCCCAAAGACGGCTCCATGCCCCCGCAAGGTGGAATGGCCCAGATGGAATGGTCGAAAATTCAGCAACAGTTCTTCGAGGAGCGCCTTAAAGGGGGCAAGACTAGATCGATGGCGGGGCAGCAGCAACCTGGACCAGGCAGCAATACGGCGAATCAGGGACCCGCACAGGCCACCAATGCACAAGGCATGAGAGGGGCCAATGTGCAAGGACCTCCTCCACCGTATCATCCCACTCAGCGATCCGCCTCGGTACCGATTGCCATACAATCGCCAAATCCCTCCAGTCCCAACAATCTGTCTCTGCCCTCTCCCCGCACTGCTGCAGCTGGGTTGGGACTACCATCAATTGCCTCGCCCAGCATGGACTCCAGTATGGGTCCGTCATCAACAAACAACACATCCACATCTGGTCCTCCTAACGCCACATCGAAAAACTGTTTTCAAACAGATGCACCGTCCCCCTCGAATCCGAATTCGAATCCAAATCAAATGCCGAACGCAAATCGGAATCGAAGTGGGGGCAGCACCGGACCCGTCATGAATCACATGAACAGCAATCCCAGTACACCACTCTCTCACATGTCGCCCAAGGAGTTGGACAACTTTAACCAGCCCACAGCCAACGCAG GAGACAACAGCTTAAAGGGTGCACGGCCCAGCCCACAGCGCCCACGTTCCCCAGTTAACCACCTAATTGAACCAGGCAATATGGAAGGGCGGTTTGCATCATCCAGTCCTGGTCTAAATTTCAATCCGCATCCACATATGCAAAGCAATGCGAACACTGCCATGAATGCCTATAAAGGACCTGGACCGGGACAGGGACCGGTACCCAGTTCCAATATGCCGATGGAG cGTCAAAACTCCGGTCCTGCTCAATTTGGGCGACGAGCCGATAATATGCCGTTGAATCCGAATGGTGGTCAGCGTCCACCACAAAATAAGATGGCACAGAACTTCGATCCCATTTCATCGCTGGCCCAAATGTCGCAACAGTTGACAAGTTGTGTGGGCAGTCCGGCCGGTGCCGGGGCAATGAGTGGTATGATGGGTGGTGGTCCAGCTGGATCGGTGGACATGAACCTGGAGCATGCAATGCTGCCGGGGATGGAGCCCACCGGCATGGATCCCATGAACGCGCCCGGCAACTGCCATCCGGGTATGAATCCTCTGATGAATTCAATGGGTGGCCAACGAATGATGAATCCGAAGATGTGTCCCGGTGGTCAACCTGGCCAATTTAATCCAAATGCTGCCAATGGTGGAATCCGTGATGGCCTGGGCGCCGGGCCAGGTCCCGGGCCGGGTCCAGGGCCTGGACAAGGACCGAATTTTCATGGGATCCTGCCACCCGGTGCTCGCATGATGGGACGCATGCCGGTCAACTTTGGCCCGAACTTCAACCCAAATATACAGGTTAAGGCAAGTACACCGAACACCATCCAGTACATGCCGGTTCGGCCGCAGAATAGCGGTGGAAACCCCGGTAACAACAATAACGGCAACGGCAATAATGGAGGCGGAAACATACGGATGCCGCCGAGTCTGGAGTTTCTTCAGCGTTACGCTAATCCCCAGATGGCTGGCGGTGTGGGTGTTGGCCCCGAATCAGGTGGCGGCGTCGGTGGCATGATGCAAGTTGGAGGCGGTGTCGGTCCCGGGCCAATGATGATGAACTCGCCCAGTgaacagcaacaaaacaagATGGTCAATAACCCAGGTGCTGGGCCAGGAGGTGGTAACGGCATGAATTTCTTCCAAAATTGCAACCAAGTGGGTGGAATGGAGGATGAGGTGTCGGGAGGACCATTGGGAGTTGGCGGTGTTGGTTTGCCAGGACACGACATGGGAATGGTACCCGGAATGGTTGGTCAGTCGCCCATGATTCGAGGCATGCGTCCACATGGCATGCGACAGCACCCtgtgggaatgggaatgggtcAGCGTCTTCAGGCACCTGTCGGTATGAACAGGCAACAGGTGCAGCAATTTCCCCATGCTGGCACACCGGATGGCCTAGATTGCGGTGGTGATCCGTCAGCCATGTTCGGTGGAGCTCCTGGTCCTGGCTCAGCGATGTTCGCTGCatctcaacaacaacaacaacagcaacaacaacaacaacaacaacaacaacaacaacaacaacaacaacaacaacaacaacaacaacagcaacaacagcagcagcaacagggTGGCCAACCGAAACTCCAACATATGAAATCAATGCCAGGACATGGACCCGGTCCAGGGCCTGGGCCTGGGCCTGGTCAGGGTCAGCCGATTATGGGTCCGAACAATAATAACATGAACACTGGCGGCGGACCACCGAATGGAGCATCCGGTGTGAATTTTGTTGGGCCATCGTCCAACGATCTGAAGTATGCCCAGCAATACCATAGCTTCCAGCAGCAACTGTACGCCACAAATACCCGgagtcagcagcagcagcatcagcagatGCAGCAGCAGGGCAACATGATTGCTATGCCCCCCAACTTGTCTCCCAATCCAGCATTCTTTGTGAATAAGTAG
- the LOC6651636 gene encoding protein BCL9 homolog isoform X3 translates to MSTSTPGSRSPPQAETGNGSGNSPNPKTSQSTLSPDQAKTMPVGSMSGSDETNGKSGSASSNIKDNTMASGNTNISGSADGTAAMSSSGAGSGTSAPMLRQNSSSSVNSMAGLAASPNTNATPNEHSNPNPMGETDMAQQEQELAKKICANEEDTAEKTVNKAKTSISGAGSGSTSCTGSGASVAIKEEPPDILGGLVNLKKEDNLSPNMSPVGFGSIGGTSGSAQDRSVTPVKMEVIPGNPSSEKTQLTMGLSSDDIGLGQLGSDMMSESSNNSNAPVPSGNVSAGGPHGLNASHGPGQGSIQVPPGGGPSGNFMPSGSGSGLGMGNCLDYMQQQNHIFVFSTQLANKGAESVLSGQFQTIIAYHCTQPATKSFLEDFFMKNPMKMNKLQRQNPLGMPWMGGVGAGPGTGAGGAASSCTSGPNMGSKILQQPQQKPQGGSGPKSHFNPSDNNKRNTIGNAAPGSGGSFADQNDPLVNENDLMCWEGGSGSGNGGPGSGGNPASRNNLEVGNVTNEAQAMKLLEAAGVDIGQGHSQGQGQGKCNDLGLGLSQHDSNIISLQGVKVPDENLTPQQRQHREEQLAKLKKMNQFLFPEHDSGVGGQMIGMPGAGGVGGAINPQMRQMHMKQEHMTGSGPGSGQGPGSGPGAVPGLGDDVLLPGDVMAEIGSVMSCNGPKNSLPGAGPVVGTGGTINSNMPAPNGNLLANSPPDLLGPFGNTSCGVGIMGQGGQGPNAGSDIPKDGSMPPQGGMAQMEWSKIQQQFFEERLKGGKTRSMAGQQQPGPGSNTANQGPAQATNAQGMRGANVQGPPPPYHPTQRSASVPIAIQSPNPSSPNNLSLPSPRTAAAGLGLPSIASPSMDSSMGPSSTNNTSTSGPPNATSKNCFQTDAPSPSNPNSNPNQMPNANRNRSGGSTGPVMNHMNSNPSTPLSHMSPKELDNFNQPTANAGDNSLKGARPSPQRPRSPVNHLIEPGNMEGRFASSSPGLNFNPHPHMQSNANTAMNAYKGPGPGQGPVPSSNMPMERQNSGPAQFGRRADNMPLNPNGGQRPPQNKMAQNFDPISSLAQMSQQLTSCVGSPAGAGAMSGMMGGGPAGSVDMNLEHAMLPGMEPTGMDPMNAPGNCHPGMNPLMNSMGGQRMMNPKMCPGGQPGQFNPNAANGGIRDGLGAGPGPGPGPGPGQGPNFHGILPPGARMMGRMPVNFGPNFNPNIQVKASTPNTIQYMPVRPQNSGGNPGNNNNGNGNNGGGNIRMPPSLEFLQRYANPQMAGGVGVGPESGGGVGGMMQVGGGVGPGPMMMNSPSEQQQNKMVNNPGAGPGGGNGMNFFQNCNQVGGMEDEVSGGPLGVGGVGLPGHDMGMVPGMVGQSPMIRGMRPHGMRQHPVGMGMGQRLQAPVGMNRQQVQQFPHAGTPDGLDCGGDPSAMFGGAPGPGSAMFAASQQQQQQQQQQQQQQQQQQQQQQQQQQQQQQQQQQQGGQPKLQHMKSMPGHGPGPGPGPGPGQGQPIMGPNNNNMNTGGGPPNGASGVNFVGPSSNDLKYAQQYHSFQQQLYATNTRSQQQQHQQMQQQGNMIAMPPNLSPNPAFFVNK, encoded by the exons ATGTCCACAAGCACGCCAGGCAGCCGTAGCCCGCCCCAGGCCGAAACTGGGAACGGGAGCGGCAATTCGCCTAATCCCAAAACTAGCCAATCCACACTATCACCAG ACCAAGCAAAAACAATGCCTGTAGGATCGATGTCGGGATCAGATGAAACGAATGGAAAAAGTGGTTCTGCGAGTAGTAATATTAAGGATAATACAATGGCAAGTggaaatacaaatatttccGGCTCGGCCGATGGGACTGCGGCAATGTCATCGTCAGGAGCTGGGAGTGGAACGTCGGCACCAATGCTAAGACAGAATTCATCGAGCAGCGTTAATTCGATGGCTGGACTAGCTGCTTCCCCAAACACTAATGCCACCCCTAACGAGCATTCAAATCCAAATCCCATGGGTGAAACCGACATGGCTCAGCAAGAGCAAGAGCTGGCAAAGAAGATCTGTGCCAATGAAGAAGACACGG CAGAGAAGACTGTGAATAAAGCAAAGACTTCGATTTCTGGAGCTGGATCTGGATCAACTTCGTGCACGGGATCCGGAGCATCCGTTGCTATCAAAGAGGAACCGCCCGATATTCTAGGCGGCCTAGTGAATTTAAAAAAGGAGGATAATCTGTCGCCAAATATGTCACCAGTGGGATTTGGATCGATTGGTGGAACATCTGGATCGGCCCAGGACAGATCAGTCACACCAG TGAAAATGGAGGTAATTCCCGGTAATCCCAGCAGCGAAAAGACGCAATTAACCATGGGCCTGAGCAGTGATGATATTGGCCTCGGCCAACTAGGATCGGACATGATGAGTGAGTCCTCGAACAATAGTAATGCTCCAGTTCCAAGTGGCAATGTATCTGCAGGGGGACCTCATGGACTGAATGCGTCACACGGCCCCGGGCAGGGCTCGATTCAAGTTCCACCAGGAGGTGGTCCATCGGGAAACTTCATGCCATCGGGCTCTGGTTCTGGCTTGGGCATGGGTAACTGTTTGGATTACATGCAGCAGCAAAATCATATATTTGTCTTCTCCACTCAACTGGCGAACAAAGGGGCTGAATCGGTACTAAGCGGTCAATTTCAGACTATTATTGCCTATCACTGCACTCAACCAGCGACAAAGAGTTTTCTTGAGGACTTCTTCATGAAAAACCCAATGAAGATGAATAAGCTGCAGCGGCAAAACCCTCTGGGCATGCCGTGGATGGGAGGAGTTGGAGCCGGACCTGGAACAGGAGCAGGAGGAGCCGCATCCAGCTGTACGTCTGGGCCTAATATGGGTTCAAAGATCCTTCAGCAGCCGCAACAGAAACCACAAGGTGGCTCAGGACCGAAATCACACTTTAATCCATCTGATAACAATAAACGGAACACAATTGGAAATGCTGCTCCTGGATCGGGCGGCTCCTTCGCCGATCAGAACGACCCTTTGGTAAATGAGAATGATCTAATGTGCTGGGAGGGCGGCAGCGGTAGCGGAAACGGTGGTCCCGGGAGCGGAGGAAATCCAGCCAGTCGTAATAATCTCGAGGTTGGAAACGTTACGAATGAGGCGCAGGCCATGAAACTATTAGAGGCAGCTGGCGTTGACATAGGACAAGGACATAGTCAAGGACAAGGACAGGGCAAGTGCAACGATCTGGGTCTCGGCCTGTCCCAGCATGACAGCAACATCATTTCCCTTCAGGGCGTCAAAGTGCCGGATGAAAATTTGACGCCGCAACAGCGACAGCATCGAGAGGAGCAGTTGGCCAAACTCAAGAAGATGaatcaatttttgtttccGGAGCACGATAGTGGAGTTGGCGGCCAGATGATAGGAATGCCTGGTGCGGGTGGTGTGGGTGGCGCAATAAATCCCCAAATGCGACAAATGCATATGAAGCAAGAGCACATGACGGGGTCAGGACCGGGATCAGGTCAAGGACCCGGCTCAGGCCCGGGAGCTGTGCCAGGATTGGGTGACGATGTGCTCCTTCCAGGAGACGTAATGGCTGAAATAGGATCTGTTATGTCGTGCAATGGTCCAAAGAACAGCCTGCCCGGTGCAGGACCAGTAGTTGGAACAGGGGGAACGATCAATAGTAACATGCCAGCTCCAAACGGCAATTTGCTGGCAAATTCACCACCCGACCTGCTAGGTCCGTTTGGGAACACGAGCTGCGGCGTGGGAATCATGGGACAGGGAGGACAGGGTCCAAACGCCGGATCGGATATCCCCAAAGACGGCTCCATGCCCCCGCAAGGTGGAATGGCCCAGATGGAATGGTCGAAAATTCAGCAACAGTTCTTCGAGGAGCGCCTTAAAGGGGGCAAGACTAGATCGATGGCGGGGCAGCAGCAACCTGGACCAGGCAGCAATACGGCGAATCAGGGACCCGCACAGGCCACCAATGCACAAGGCATGAGAGGGGCCAATGTGCAAGGACCTCCTCCACCGTATCATCCCACTCAGCGATCCGCCTCGGTACCGATTGCCATACAATCGCCAAATCCCTCCAGTCCCAACAATCTGTCTCTGCCCTCTCCCCGCACTGCTGCAGCTGGGTTGGGACTACCATCAATTGCCTCGCCCAGCATGGACTCCAGTATGGGTCCGTCATCAACAAACAACACATCCACATCTGGTCCTCCTAACGCCACATCGAAAAACTGTTTTCAAACAGATGCACCGTCCCCCTCGAATCCGAATTCGAATCCAAATCAAATGCCGAACGCAAATCGGAATCGAAGTGGGGGCAGCACCGGACCCGTCATGAATCACATGAACAGCAATCCCAGTACACCACTCTCTCACATGTCGCCCAAGGAGTTGGACAACTTTAACCAGCCCACAGCCAACGCAG GAGACAACAGCTTAAAGGGTGCACGGCCCAGCCCACAGCGCCCACGTTCCCCAGTTAACCACCTAATTGAACCAGGCAATATGGAAGGGCGGTTTGCATCATCCAGTCCTGGTCTAAATTTCAATCCGCATCCACATATGCAAAGCAATGCGAACACTGCCATGAATGCCTATAAAGGACCTGGACCGGGACAGGGACCGGTACCCAGTTCCAATATGCCGATGGAG cGTCAAAACTCCGGTCCTGCTCAATTTGGGCGACGAGCCGATAATATGCCGTTGAATCCGAATGGTGGTCAGCGTCCACCACAAAATAAGATGGCACAGAACTTCGATCCCATTTCATCGCTGGCCCAAATGTCGCAACAGTTGACAAGTTGTGTGGGCAGTCCGGCCGGTGCCGGGGCAATGAGTGGTATGATGGGTGGTGGTCCAGCTGGATCGGTGGACATGAACCTGGAGCATGCAATGCTGCCGGGGATGGAGCCCACCGGCATGGATCCCATGAACGCGCCCGGCAACTGCCATCCGGGTATGAATCCTCTGATGAATTCAATGGGTGGCCAACGAATGATGAATCCGAAGATGTGTCCCGGTGGTCAACCTGGCCAATTTAATCCAAATGCTGCCAATGGTGGAATCCGTGATGGCCTGGGCGCCGGGCCAGGTCCCGGGCCGGGTCCAGGGCCTGGACAAGGACCGAATTTTCATGGGATCCTGCCACCCGGTGCTCGCATGATGGGACGCATGCCGGTCAACTTTGGCCCGAACTTCAACCCAAATATACAGGTTAAGGCAAGTACACCGAACACCATCCAGTACATGCCGGTTCGGCCGCAGAATAGCGGTGGAAACCCCGGTAACAACAATAACGGCAACGGCAATAATGGAGGCGGAAACATACGGATGCCGCCGAGTCTGGAGTTTCTTCAGCGTTACGCTAATCCCCAGATGGCTGGCGGTGTGGGTGTTGGCCCCGAATCAGGTGGCGGCGTCGGTGGCATGATGCAAGTTGGAGGCGGTGTCGGTCCCGGGCCAATGATGATGAACTCGCCCAGTgaacagcaacaaaacaagATGGTCAATAACCCAGGTGCTGGGCCAGGAGGTGGTAACGGCATGAATTTCTTCCAAAATTGCAACCAAGTGGGTGGAATGGAGGATGAGGTGTCGGGAGGACCATTGGGAGTTGGCGGTGTTGGTTTGCCAGGACACGACATGGGAATGGTACCCGGAATGGTTGGTCAGTCGCCCATGATTCGAGGCATGCGTCCACATGGCATGCGACAGCACCCtgtgggaatgggaatgggtcAGCGTCTTCAGGCACCTGTCGGTATGAACAGGCAACAGGTGCAGCAATTTCCCCATGCTGGCACACCGGATGGCCTAGATTGCGGTGGTGATCCGTCAGCCATGTTCGGTGGAGCTCCTGGTCCTGGCTCAGCGATGTTCGCTGCatctcaacaacaacaacaacagcaacaacaacaacaacaacaacaacaacaacaacaacaacaacaacaacaacaacaacaacaacagcaacaacagcagcagcaacagggTGGCCAACCGAAACTCCAACATATGAAATCAATGCCAGGACATGGACCCGGTCCAGGGCCTGGGCCTGGGCCTGGTCAGGGTCAGCCGATTATGGGTCCGAACAATAATAACATGAACACTGGCGGCGGACCACCGAATGGAGCATCCGGTGTGAATTTTGTTGGGCCATCGTCCAACGATCTGAAGTATGCCCAGCAATACCATAGCTTCCAGCAGCAACTGTACGCCACAAATACCCGgagtcagcagcagcagcatcagcagatGCAGCAGCAGGGCAACATGATTGCTATGCCCCCCAACTTGTCTCCCAATCCAGCATTCTTTGTGAATAAGTAG